The Microbulbifer pacificus sequence AGCGATGAAATTCATCCACCCGCTGGGAGAGCAGATCTTTCTGGGCGCCCTTAAGATCCAGGTACTTGTTGAGGGTGTGGTCCATCCACCAGTCCAGGTGGCCGTAGACCAGGCGAATGCTGGAGCAACCGCCGAGCAGCAGAAGGTGAGCCACCAGCAGTAGTATGGCGAGGCGCGTTGCGGGCGCGGTGGGCTGTCTGCAGCCCGGTAGGGAAGCGGTACTCATGGCGGTAAATATAGTTGCTGCGCTACTAATTTGTGGGCCGGGGCACCGCTCGTGAGAGGTCAGTTGATCCAGACCTCTACCCGACTGTTTTTCACCGGCCCCTGTTCACTGTCGGCGGTCAGCGGCGCGAAGGCGCCAACGGCCATAATCTGGCTGTCGCCCATCTGGTGGTCCCGCAGCAGCGCCCCCTGAACTTTAAGGGCGCGAAAACGGGAGATCAGATCGGCGATGTTGGCGTTGGCTTTGCGGTCGGAAAAGCCGACCAGGGTCAGTGAGAGGTGGCGGTTTTCCTCCACGGCCATGAAATCCTGCAGCCGGTGAAGATCCCGCAGGGCGCGGTTGTCGAGCTCGGTGCTGCCGTCGGCAAAACGGAAGGAGATACTGAGGCGAGAGCCGTTTTCCATCAGCTCGCGGTAGTTGTCCGGTGCGTTGGTATAGGGCGCCACCTTTACCGCCACCGGGGTAAGGTTGATAAAACCGGTATCGGCGACGATCTGCTGGCCGGCCCTGGATTCCACGAAATGCAGGAAGCTGTCCACCTGCGGATGGTAACGGCCCGGGTTGCGGTATAAATAAAGGCGGCGGGTGAGCGGAAAGTCCTCGGTGGCGATAATACCGCGGTCCGGAACTACGGCCGCCAGGTCACCGGACTTGATGGCGACCTTATGCAGTCCGTCGGCGTCGGCAAAGGGCAGGTAGCCGATGGCCGTGGGATCTCGCTCCACCAGGGCGCGGGTTTCGTGGTTCCCGGACACCTCGTAAGTGAAGGGCGCCGCCGCGCGACTGCCGCCAAAGACCTCTTCATCAAAGGTCGCGCGGGTACCGGACTCCATGTCCCGGTGCAGGGGGCGTATGGGAAGGTCTGGGCCGCCAAGCTGAGCCCAATTGCGGATCCTGCCACTATAGATGTCGGCGAGCTGCGCCACGCTCAGTTGGGAAACCGGGTTGTCCTTGTGCACCGCGACTACCAGGGCGTCGAGACCGATGACGTGTTCTGCCTGTGGGCCGGTAAAATCGCCAAAGCGGACGAGGGCGGTTGCCTCGCTGGATTTGATTCTGCGTGATGCCATGCCGATGTCCGCGCTGCCATTGTCCAGCGCCTTGAAGCCGGTGCTGGAGCCCAATGCGATAATCGGGACGACAATGTCCTCATTCTGAAGGCGGGCACTGATCCAGTGCTTCTCACCTTCGCTGCGCTGGTGAATATCGCTGGCACCGATGGACGCCAGATAATCCTTTACCAGCGCCGGTGCCAGATCCGCACCAATGGTATTCGAGCCGGTCAGACGGAACAGGGTTTTCGCAGTGCCTTCATTGGCGTGTGCCAGGCTGCCCAGCAGCAGTGCCGCAACGGTAAAAATGGCACCTGAGATGATCTGTATCGCGCCCCTGTGGATACCCATGGTTCCCCCTGCTAGTGAAATCTGACTTCCTCGCTGTCCGGCCAATAAGCACCTTGCGGCAGTGGCCATCGAGCGCGCGCTTTATCGCAGAAAACTGTGACGAAGTTATTGCAATAAGGTTGAACTCGCTTCCGTTGCCACAGTGGAGGTCCTATCGCACGGTGATTTGTGTAGTCGCACACTCTGCGCTTGTGTCCGGCCAGAATGACTATTTGTCGTTTTTTTCACCACTTGGGACGGTAAAACGGCATATTCTTGACAAAATCTTGTTGGTTTTTTTGAAAAAAGGCATGACAACGCTGTCATTTGTCTTGTAGTATTTCTCACATATTGGCACAGGCGTCATGGTGCGCCGCGCCGGATCTCCCTGGGGCGCAGGAACTGCGGTGGGGGCATTCGGTGGGACAAATAACAATAGAAATCTCAGGGGCCGGATTCGATGGTTGCTTTAAGAGATAGTAGGGACGTTCTCTACGTTGGCGTTGATGGCGGTGGCAGTAAGTGCCGTGCGTCTGTATTTGATGCCGACAACCGCCTGCTGGGTACCGGAGTCTCCGGACCTGCCAACCCCCTTCATGGTTATGCTCAGACCATTGATTCCATTGTTCGCTCTGCCGCGCTGGCGGTGGCGGACGCCGGTCTGCCGGCGGAAACCCTGGGCGAGCTGGTGGCCGGTGTCGGCCTGGCCGGCGTGAATATGCCTCGCCTCTATAACGAGATGAGTGCCTGGGCACACCCCTTCAAACAAATGTTCCTGACTACCGATCAGCATTCCGCCTGTCTCGGCGCCCATCGTGGTGGAGACGGTGCGGTCATTATCGCTGGCACCGGCTCCGTGGGTTATTCGTGGGTCAACGGCCGCAGTGAGATTGTCGGTGGTCACGGTTTCCCGCACGGCGATAAGGGCAGTGGTGCCTGGCTGGGGATGGAAGCGGTCAAGTATCTGTTGATGGCGATGGAGGGGCTGGCTCAGGACTCCATGCTGAAGCAGGCGCTGCAGCATGCGCTGGGGACTTCGGACCCCTATGACGTGATTGAAATGATGGCCGGCAAGCCCTCCAGTCAGTACGCCAAACTGGCGGTGCCGGTAGTGGAGTGCGCGGAAGCTGACTGTCCGGTTGCGGTCTCGATCATGCGCGATGGTGCTGCGTATATCAGCGATCTTGCCGACAAGTTGATGGAGAGCAAGCCGCCGCGCCTGACCATGATTGGCGGTCTCGCGCCGCGCCTCAAGCCCTGGCTGAAGCCCCATGTGGCGGAGCGGGTATCCGATCCGCTGGATCCGCCAGAGCTGGGTTGCGTCTACTTCGCCCAGCACTCCCTCGCGGCACTGGGCGACGGCAAATCCAAGGCGGAAGAGGCGGATGCCAAGGCGCTTTTCGGATAAAGGGCTATCTCAATTCGCGCACCGCTCTTTGGATACGCGGGCGCTTTAGCTAGAACTCACAAGTTGTCAGACGACAAAAACACACGGAATTTACGGACAGGATTTATGAGCGCAGTGAACTCCACTGAAGCCAGCAAGGCGGGTGCATCTATGGCGATGACAGTAATGGAAACCGAGGCCCGCGAGGCCCCGAGCCGGATTACCGAACAACTGCAGAACAACGCATCGATCATGGCGGATTTGGGCGAGCGCCTGCGTAGCAAACCGCCGCGCTTCGTGATGATTGTGGGACGCGGTTCTTCCGACCACGCTGGCGTGTTCGCCAAGTACCTGATTGAAATCGAAACCGGTACGCCGACTTTCGCCGCCGCGCCTTCTGTATCCAGTGTGTACGGCAAAAAGCTGAAGCTGGAAGATGCGCTGGTTATTGTGATTTCCCAGTCCGGCCGCAGCCCCGATATTCTGGCTCAGGCGCAAATGGCGAAAGATGCTGGTGCCTATACCATCGCGCTGGTGAACGACGAGACCGCACCGATCAAAGATATCGTCGACCAGGTTGTGCCGTTGAAGGCGGGCCCGGAGCTCGCGGTTGCCGCCACCAAAAGCTATCTGTGTACTCTGTCTGCGGTACTGCAGCTGGTCGCCAACTGGACCCAGGACGCGGAGCTGAAAGCCGGTGTTGAGATGCTGCCGAAGGCTCTGGGTGAAGCCATCGAATCCGATGTTCAGCTGCGTCCGGAAGACCTGGCCGCGGTGAAGAACCTGGTGGTTCTGGGGCGTGGTCCCGGCTACGGCATCACCCGCGAGCTGGCGCTGAAATTGAAAGAGGTGTGCAACATCCACGCGGAGTCCTTCTCCAGCGCGGAATTCCTGCACGGTCCGGTAACCCTGGTGGAGCAGAAGCTTACCGTGGTGAATGTGCCTATTGAGGATGAATCCTACAAGGCGCACAGCGAACAGATCGCCGACATCATCCGTCGCGGCGGCACCCTGATCAACTTGCACGTGCCGAGTAAAGGTGTGCATCCGCGTGTAGCACCGTTGGCGCTGTTGCAGCGTTTCTATCTCGACGTCGCTCATGTGGCGGTCAGCCGCGGCATCAATCCGGATGAGCCGGCAGGCCTGAAAAAAGTCACCCAGACCATCTGATTGGGTGGCGGCGAAATTCGGGAGCGGGCAAGTGGCACAGACGTTTATCGCAGAACAGTTATTCGATGGTGAGCAGCTGCATCGCGATGTGGCATTGACGATTGCCGACGGAAAAGTGACGTCCGTCGGCGGTACGCCGGCGCCCGATGCCGTGCGCCTCGACGGTTTACTCGCTCCGGGTCTGATCGATGTTCAGGTGAACGGTGGCGGCGGTGCCCTGTTCAACAACGACACCAGCGTGAACGCGCTGGGTAAAATGTCGGAGGCGCATGCCCGCTTCGGTACCACCGGCTTTATGCCAACCCTGATCACCGATCAGGTGGATGTCATGCAGGAGGCTGCGGACGCAGTCAGCGCTGCTCTGAAAGAAGGGGTGCCCGGTGTGCGTGGTGTGCACTTTGAGGGGCCGCACCTGAGCACACCGAAAAAAGGTACTCACGAAGAAAAGT is a genomic window containing:
- a CDS encoding substrate-binding domain-containing protein, with the protein product MGIHRGAIQIISGAIFTVAALLLGSLAHANEGTAKTLFRLTGSNTIGADLAPALVKDYLASIGASDIHQRSEGEKHWISARLQNEDIVVPIIALGSSTGFKALDNGSADIGMASRRIKSSEATALVRFGDFTGPQAEHVIGLDALVVAVHKDNPVSQLSVAQLADIYSGRIRNWAQLGGPDLPIRPLHRDMESGTRATFDEEVFGGSRAAAPFTYEVSGNHETRALVERDPTAIGYLPFADADGLHKVAIKSGDLAAVVPDRGIIATEDFPLTRRLYLYRNPGRYHPQVDSFLHFVESRAGQQIVADTGFINLTPVAVKVAPYTNAPDNYRELMENGSRLSISFRFADGSTELDNRALRDLHRLQDFMAVEENRHLSLTLVGFSDRKANANIADLISRFRALKVQGALLRDHQMGDSQIMAVGAFAPLTADSEQGPVKNSRVEVWIN
- the nagK gene encoding N-acetylglucosamine kinase — its product is MVALRDSRDVLYVGVDGGGSKCRASVFDADNRLLGTGVSGPANPLHGYAQTIDSIVRSAALAVADAGLPAETLGELVAGVGLAGVNMPRLYNEMSAWAHPFKQMFLTTDQHSACLGAHRGGDGAVIIAGTGSVGYSWVNGRSEIVGGHGFPHGDKGSGAWLGMEAVKYLLMAMEGLAQDSMLKQALQHALGTSDPYDVIEMMAGKPSSQYAKLAVPVVECAEADCPVAVSIMRDGAAYISDLADKLMESKPPRLTMIGGLAPRLKPWLKPHVAERVSDPLDPPELGCVYFAQHSLAALGDGKSKAEEADAKALFG
- the nagB-II gene encoding glucosamine-6-phosphate deaminase NagB-II, with the translated sequence MSAVNSTEASKAGASMAMTVMETEAREAPSRITEQLQNNASIMADLGERLRSKPPRFVMIVGRGSSDHAGVFAKYLIEIETGTPTFAAAPSVSSVYGKKLKLEDALVIVISQSGRSPDILAQAQMAKDAGAYTIALVNDETAPIKDIVDQVVPLKAGPELAVAATKSYLCTLSAVLQLVANWTQDAELKAGVEMLPKALGEAIESDVQLRPEDLAAVKNLVVLGRGPGYGITRELALKLKEVCNIHAESFSSAEFLHGPVTLVEQKLTVVNVPIEDESYKAHSEQIADIIRRGGTLINLHVPSKGVHPRVAPLALLQRFYLDVAHVAVSRGINPDEPAGLKKVTQTI